Proteins from a genomic interval of Bacillota bacterium:
- a CDS encoding YlmC/YmxH family sporulation protein — MRLSELMNREIISSRDGVSLGMVGGSDLVIDSLTGKIVSLVIRERRGLSIISRKPRELVIPWQAVKIVGPDVLIVDIPPSNT; from the coding sequence ATGAGGCTATCCGAGTTGATGAATCGCGAGATCATAAGTTCCCGGGACGGTGTTAGCCTGGGTATGGTAGGCGGGTCGGACCTGGTTATAGACTCGCTGACGGGCAAGATAGTCTCGCTTGTTATCCGGGAGAGGCGGGGCCTTTCTATAATTTCCCGGAAGCCCCGTGAGCTTGTCATACCCTGGCAGGCAGTGAAGATAGTTGGTCCTGATGTTTTGATCGTGGACATCCCGCCATCGAATACATGA